Within the Planctomycetaceae bacterium genome, the region AAGGCAAAACCGGCTCGGTTATGTTCGGTGCCGGCGTAAGCAGCAACGATGGTCTGATTGGTCAGGTTATTTATGAGCAGAGAAATTTCGATATTAAAAAATGGCCGAAAGGCTGGCGAAAATTTTTCTCTGAAGACGCGTTCAAGGGCGCAGGACAGACTTTCAGAATCACTCTCGAACCCGGTACCGAAGTCAGCAGATATTCGGTTAGCTGGACGGATCCATATTGGAGAGATAAACCAATCTCGCTTACTGTATCAGGTTCAAGCTGGGAAAGAAGCAGAGAAAGTTATGACGAGTCAAGAATAAGAGCCGGTGTTGGCTTTACGCATCGTCTTAAAAACGGATGGTATAGAACTTTAGATTTCAGGGCCGAAAGCATTAATATCAGTTCTCTTGATTCTGATGTTCCGAAAGAAATACGGGATGTAAAAGGCAATAGTATGCTGGGCGGTGTTAAAACTGGTTTCGGAAGAAACACAACCGACAGCAAATATCTGCCGACAAAAGGCAAAAATTACGAATTGTCTTACGAACAGGTTGCCGGCGATTTTACGTTCGGCGTTGTCGAAGGTACATACCGCTGGTACAAAACTCTGCGTGAGGATATTGCCAGACGCAAAACAGTTCTTGAAACTAAATTATATGCCGGTTCAATTGTCGGCGACGCTCCGGTATTCGAAAAATTCTATGCCGGCGGCACAGGCAGTCTTAGAGGTTTCAAATATCGCGGAGTCAGCCCTCGCAAAGGTCCTGACGACGACCCAATTGGAAGCCAGTGGATAGTAACCGCCAGCAGCGAACTTCAGGTTCCGATGTATTCGGATAACCTGGCGGGTCTTCTGTTTGTTGATACAGGTATGATTGAAACCGGCGGAATCAGGGCATCGGTCGGTATCGGTGTTCAGATTATGATACCGCAATGGTTCGGACCAGTACCAATGAGATTTGAACTGGCCGCGCCGTTTATGAAGGACGGCGACGACGATACGCAGATTTTCAGTTTCTCTGCCGGTGCATTGTTCTAATAGTTATTTTTCAGGGGAAAATTTTGAAAGGATTAATAAAATGAAGAAACAGAATATTATTCTCGTCGCTTTATTGGCAGTTTTACTGGTCGCAATTTTGTGCATTGAAAATTCATGCGCAGCCAAAGATAAAATGCTGCCGTCGCCGCGAATCGCTGTTGTCAGTGTTCGTGAATTATTCGATAACAGCACGTATAAAACACAGACTGAAAAAGAACTTTCAGACGAAGGCGAAAAAAGATTCGCTGATATCAAAAAAATGGAGCAGGACATAGAGGCTGACAAAAATGCCATCAGCAAATTAAAGGACGACAGCCCGGAATATATGGCTACTCTCAAGGCACTGATGATCAAACAGTCACAGTACGAAGCAGAGAAGGAATTTTATCAGCAGGATTTGACTCTTAAGGAAATGCACAGCAAAGAAAATATCTATCGCAAAATTCTTGAAGCCATCGCGGAAGTCGCCAAAGACAAGGGCTTCAATATGATTCTCAACAGGGATGATAACTATCTCAATCAGCCTGAAAGCTCTCCGCCGGCTCAAAATCCGACAGATATGATTCTGACTACCAAGACGCACAAACTTCTTTATTATGATAAATCTTATGACATTACACAGGATGTTTTGATTACTCTTAATAACAAAGCTCCCAAGACAAAATAACTATGAAAATGACAATAAATGAAATAGCTCAAATTTTAAAAGCGCAGCTTGTCGGCAGCGGTTCTGCCGAAGTTACAGGCGTTTGTACTTTTGAAACCGCTGTGCCGGATAAAATAACTTTTGCCTCCGATGCCAAACTGCTTGAGCAAATCGCGACTTGCAAAGCGGCCGCGGTGATTGTGAAAGACAAAGTCGAATCGCCAATACCGCTGCTTGTTGTCGGTAATGTCGAAAAGGCGCTCATCGAAACGATGAAATTATTTATGCCGAAACTTGAAAAACCGGCCGCGGGAATACATAAAACCGCCGTTGTAGAAGATGGAGCCGATATTGCCCCGACAGCATCGATTGGGGCTATGGCATTAATAAGGAAAGACGCTAAAATCGGTGCCGGGACGGTAATTGGCGCCGGCTGTAAGATTGGACAAAACGTTACAATCGGCAAAGACTGCAAACTTGACGATAATGTGGTTGTTTATCACAACTGCACGATTGGTAATTATTGTTTTATTAGCGCAAACGCGACAATAGGAGCTACCGGCTTTGGTTATTATTTTATCGACGGCCGACATCAGTTGATTCCGCACACCGGTGGTGTTATTATAGAAGACTGCGTGGAAATTGGCGCAAACACCTGTGTTGACAGGGCGAAATTTGGCAATACAATTATTGGTGCCGGTACGAAGATAGACAACCTTGTCCAGGTGGCGCATAATGTTGTTATCGGCAAGTGCTGTCTTATAGTTTCGCAGGTTGGTATTGCCGGCAGTTGTAAAATTGGCAACGGTGTCGTTCTTGCCGGTCAGGTTGGTATGAAAGACCATATAACCATCGGCGATATGACACGAGTCGGCGCGCAAGCCGGTGTTATAAATGATATTGGTCCGAATTTAACAGTCGTTGGTTCGCCGGCGATTGATGCTAAGGAAAAATTTCGGCAAGTGCTTTCGACCCAGAAACTGCCGGAAATGAATAAGCAATTAAAACAGTTGTTGAAGAAAGTTGAGCAGCTTGAAGCCGCAAAAGACAATAGCAAGTGAATTTAGACTTTCCGGCAAAGGAATGTTCGGCGGTCAGGACGCGAAAGTCCTTTTCCGACCCGCGGATGTTGACACGGGTATTGTGTTTGTACGTCTCGATATGCCCGAACCGGTGCGCATCGAAGCAAATGTCAAAAACATTGGCCAGCGGAGCAGAAGAACTGCGCTGATAAAGGGCGATGCGAGCATCGAAACGGTCGAGCATTGTCTGTCGGCTGTAAGCGGGCTGGAAATAGATAATATCATTATCGAAGTTGATGGTCCGGAACTTCCGTGTATGGACGGCGGGCCGCTTGAGTTTTTCAAGGCGCTGAAAAAGGCAGGCTGTGTCGAACAGTCCAAACCTCAAAAAGAATTTACGATTACCGAGCCTGTTACGATTGTGGAAGGCGATGCGTCGATATATGCTCTTCCATGTGCTTCTGATGAATTGCAGATTACGTATGATATGGATTACACCAAGCATACCGGCATCGGCAGGCAGATGTTGAGTTGTACGCTGACACCTGAATATTATGAGCAGAATCTTGCACCGGCAAGAACGTTTCTGCTTGAAGCCGAGGCAATGCAGTTTCAATCACACGGAATTGGTACGCATTTAACCCCGAAAGATATTCTTGTTATCAATTCTGACGGGCCGATTAAAAACAGTTTCAGATTTCCAGACGAATGTGTCCGTCATAAAATTGTCGATTTAATCGGCGACATCGCGCTTGTCGGCAGAAGAATCAAAGGCCGAATCGTCGCGTACAAGAGCGGTCATAATCTAAATCAGTCGCTGGCCAAAAAACTTGTTCAGCAGGCCGAGCAGCAGGACAGAGTTACAAAAGCCGGTACGGACGCGCTGCTCGATATTCGCAGGATTCAAAAAATATTGCCGCATCGCTATCCGTTTTTGCTGGTTGATAAAATCATCGAAATTGACGGCGATAGGTTAATCAAAGGCGTTAAGAACGTAACTTTTAATGAAATGTTTTTTCAGGGGCATTTTCCCGGAACGCCGATAATGCCGGGCGTTTTAATTCTTGAAGCGCTCGCACAGGTATCCGGTTTGCTTTTTGCGCAGAAGCTGGAGCATACCGGTAAACTGGCACTTTTGCTTGGGATGGATGCGGTGAGGTTACGAAAAACCGTTGTGCCAGGCGACCAGTTGATTCTGATTTCTGAAACGACAAGAATCAGAAGCAGAACGGCTGTATGTAAATGTCAGGCTTTGGTCGGAGACGCCAAGGCCGCTGAAGCGGAAATAATGTTTATGCTCGTCGATGACGAGACTGTATAATGTTTTTTTTCAGGAAGATATAGAATGACTAAAATTCATCCAACTGCAGTTATTGAACCAAGTGCGCAAATTGGAAATGATGTCGTAATTGGCCCTAACTGCTACATCGATTCAGGGGCAAAATTAGGCAATGGCTGTATTCTCGACGCTAATGTCGTAATCGGCAGGAACGTAATTATTGGGGAAAAAAATGTTTTTTATCCCAGTACGGTAATTGGCAGAAATCCTCAAATGCTTGGCGCTACGCCGGACTCTCCCTGCGGCACGCTCGAAATCGGCAATAATAATATGATTCGTGAATTTGTTACAATTCATCCGAGCATTTATACCGACAGTAAAACAAGCGTAGGCAGCGATAATTTGATTATGGTTGGGGCGCATATCGGTCACGACTGCATTGTCGAAGACAAAATAGTCTTAAGCAATATGACACAAATAAGCGGTCACTGCAAGGTTGAAACTGGCGCCTGGCTTAGCGGCTCTGTATTGATTCATCAGTTTACGACAGTCGGCAAATGGAGTTATGCTACCGCATTGGCAGGCCTCAATCACGATGTTCCTCCCTTTGTTACTGTAAGCGGCCATTATCCGCCTGAAGTAAGATTAATTAACGAAAGAGGAATGATAAGAGCAGGTCTCAATGATAATCAGCAGCGAGCGGTTTTAGATGCTTTTAAATTTTTATTCAAGAATGATAAACCGCTTCTTGAAAACGCCAAAACCCTGGTGGCACAGGGCGGCCTCGATGAAAACGTTCAGTATCTCGTGGATTTTATTTTAAGAAGCAGCCAGCATCGTTTCGGCAGGTATCTCGAATCATTGAGAAGAAAACATTAGTAAATCTCTGTGGCCTCTGCTGGAGCGAAGCGAAAGTCCTCGAATCTTTGGGATTTTTGCACCTCGAAAGCAAAAATCAGAGAGGATGTTCTCTGTGGCTAAAAAAGAAAAATATCTCTGTGGCAAATAATATGGAAAAAATAAGAACAGCAGTCGTTGGTGCCGGCAAAATGGGGCACATTCATTCAAAGGTTTTAAGCAAACTTCCGCAGAGTAACCTTGTCGCGATAGTCGATGTTCAGGAAGAAAAAGCAAAAAAACTGGCGAAAGAATTTAAGTGTGAATATTTCACAGACCCCAAAGAACTTATCGGCAAAGTTGACGCTGTTACAATTTCCGCTCCGACAAAAAGCCATCTTGCGATTGCGGAGGTTTTGATAAAAAATAAAATCGCGGTGCTTATTGAAAAGCCGCTTGCCGCAAGTTCAGAAGAAGGCGAAAAAATCGTCGCACTGGCAAAGCAGTACGATGTTGTCGTCGGCGTGGGGCATTCAGAAAGATGCAATCCTGTTGTGCAGGCGATGAAGCGTTTGAAAATCGAACCCAAGTACATCCAGGCCGAGCGAATCAGTCCGTATTCTTTCCGTTCGACTGATATCGGCGTTGTGCTGGATGTTATGATTCACGATATCGATATTATTCTTGCTCTTGCGCAGAGTCCTGTGAAAAAAGTTGATGGTTTTGGCGTAAATGTCATTGCCGATACCGAGGATGTTTGCAACGCGAGAATATTTTTTGAAAACGGCTGTGTTGCCAACGTTACCGCCTCAAGACTTGCGTTGAAAACGCTTAGAAAAATCCGTGTATTCAGCAGGCAGGCATATTTGAGTCTGGACTTTTTCAAAAAAGAAGGAATTGTAATAAAGACCGATGGCAATGTTGAC harbors:
- a CDS encoding OmpH family outer membrane protein, with amino-acid sequence MKKQNIILVALLAVLLVAILCIENSCAAKDKMLPSPRIAVVSVRELFDNSTYKTQTEKELSDEGEKRFADIKKMEQDIEADKNAISKLKDDSPEYMATLKALMIKQSQYEAEKEFYQQDLTLKEMHSKENIYRKILEAIAEVAKDKGFNMILNRDDNYLNQPESSPPAQNPTDMILTTKTHKLLYYDKSYDITQDVLITLNNKAPKTK
- the lpxD gene encoding UDP-3-O-(3-hydroxymyristoyl)glucosamine N-acyltransferase, which gives rise to MKMTINEIAQILKAQLVGSGSAEVTGVCTFETAVPDKITFASDAKLLEQIATCKAAAVIVKDKVESPIPLLVVGNVEKALIETMKLFMPKLEKPAAGIHKTAVVEDGADIAPTASIGAMALIRKDAKIGAGTVIGAGCKIGQNVTIGKDCKLDDNVVVYHNCTIGNYCFISANATIGATGFGYYFIDGRHQLIPHTGGVIIEDCVEIGANTCVDRAKFGNTIIGAGTKIDNLVQVAHNVVIGKCCLIVSQVGIAGSCKIGNGVVLAGQVGMKDHITIGDMTRVGAQAGVINDIGPNLTVVGSPAIDAKEKFRQVLSTQKLPEMNKQLKQLLKKVEQLEAAKDNSK
- the lpxC gene encoding UDP-3-O-acyl-N-acetylglucosamine deacetylase, giving the protein MSSLKPQKTIASEFRLSGKGMFGGQDAKVLFRPADVDTGIVFVRLDMPEPVRIEANVKNIGQRSRRTALIKGDASIETVEHCLSAVSGLEIDNIIIEVDGPELPCMDGGPLEFFKALKKAGCVEQSKPQKEFTITEPVTIVEGDASIYALPCASDELQITYDMDYTKHTGIGRQMLSCTLTPEYYEQNLAPARTFLLEAEAMQFQSHGIGTHLTPKDILVINSDGPIKNSFRFPDECVRHKIVDLIGDIALVGRRIKGRIVAYKSGHNLNQSLAKKLVQQAEQQDRVTKAGTDALLDIRRIQKILPHRYPFLLVDKIIEIDGDRLIKGVKNVTFNEMFFQGHFPGTPIMPGVLILEALAQVSGLLFAQKLEHTGKLALLLGMDAVRLRKTVVPGDQLILISETTRIRSRTAVCKCQALVGDAKAAEAEIMFMLVDDETV
- the lpxA gene encoding acyl-ACP--UDP-N-acetylglucosamine O-acyltransferase; translation: MTKIHPTAVIEPSAQIGNDVVIGPNCYIDSGAKLGNGCILDANVVIGRNVIIGEKNVFYPSTVIGRNPQMLGATPDSPCGTLEIGNNNMIREFVTIHPSIYTDSKTSVGSDNLIMVGAHIGHDCIVEDKIVLSNMTQISGHCKVETGAWLSGSVLIHQFTTVGKWSYATALAGLNHDVPPFVTVSGHYPPEVRLINERGMIRAGLNDNQQRAVLDAFKFLFKNDKPLLENAKTLVAQGGLDENVQYLVDFILRSSQHRFGRYLESLRRKH
- a CDS encoding Gfo/Idh/MocA family oxidoreductase produces the protein MEKIRTAVVGAGKMGHIHSKVLSKLPQSNLVAIVDVQEEKAKKLAKEFKCEYFTDPKELIGKVDAVTISAPTKSHLAIAEVLIKNKIAVLIEKPLAASSEEGEKIVALAKQYDVVVGVGHSERCNPVVQAMKRLKIEPKYIQAERISPYSFRSTDIGVVLDVMIHDIDIILALAQSPVKKVDGFGVNVIADTEDVCNARIFFENGCVANVTASRLALKTLRKIRVFSRQAYLSLDFFKKEGIVIKTDGNVDVVKWVKEKQALGNFDFTGINWPELLHIEQLSIDDREPLRVEQESFLAAVADRTKRPEVTAEEGLAALKCAEEILKSVKEHKWE